Proteins encoded within one genomic window of Plectropomus leopardus isolate mb unplaced genomic scaffold, YSFRI_Pleo_2.0 unplaced_scaffold59684, whole genome shotgun sequence:
- the LOC121939779 gene encoding toll-like receptor 13 — FRLFDEQKDVLILVFLEDIPATELSPYYRMRKLLKRWTYLSWPRAKEHPELFWEKLRQALETKDDLGEDRFNLTVVDRP; from the coding sequence CTTCCGCCTGTTTGATGAGCAGAAGGACGTGCTGATCCTGGTGTTTCTGGAGGACATTCCCGCCACTGAGCTGTCTCCTTACTACCGCATGAGAAAGCTGCTGAAGAGGTGGACCTATCTCAGCTGGCCTCGAGCCAAGGAGCACCCTGAACTGTTCTGGGAGAAACTCCGTCAGGCTCTGGAGACTAAAGACGATCTTGGTGAGGACAGATTTAACCTCACTGTGGTGGACAGACCTTGA